One Bacillota bacterium DNA window includes the following coding sequences:
- a CDS encoding helix-turn-helix domain-containing protein has protein sequence GWTIYDVETFTNIPAPTLAEYERDQSVVPADRLPVLACLLSVSIEWLVTGKETAENLRRKWPEGFNLWAKLTRELNEKDKDRLMILAEAFLKRRDEVVKMLDWGRLKQLQEEAPDSLGPDEGGSDESSGL, from the coding sequence AGGGTGGACAATCTACGATGTCGAAACCTTCACAAATATCCCGGCTCCAACCCTCGCCGAGTATGAGCGCGATCAGTCCGTCGTCCCCGCAGACCGATTGCCCGTCCTCGCCTGTCTTCTCTCCGTTTCCATTGAATGGTTGGTGACCGGCAAAGAGACTGCCGAAAACTTGCGCCGAAAGTGGCCGGAAGGGTTCAACCTCTGGGCCAAACTGACCCGGGAGCTGAACGAGAAGGATAAGGATCGCCTCATGATTCTGGCTGAGGCTTTCCTAAAACGCAGAGACGAGGTAGTGAAGATGCTGGACTGGGGGCGTCTAAAACAATTGCAGGAGGAGGCGCCAGACTCCTTGGGCCCCGATGAGGGCGGGTCCGACGAGTCTTCTGGCTTATAG